In the genome of Quercus robur chromosome 3, dhQueRobu3.1, whole genome shotgun sequence, one region contains:
- the LOC126716889 gene encoding ribonuclease 1-like, which translates to MKMNVLLLLFLAAMVVRAASQPPNPIPVPYDFYSVVLQWPKSVCNTGWRQCTKPIPPSFTLHGLWPQRYSFRCFDDCTLYPGNTKFDNNSIPDDDRNVLIQYWPNMYGDNEAFWRHEYEKHGSCVHPFYLDQLTYFVTAHRVATSTDLYSILLAAGIICGGPTTFGAIRTAIHASTGFWPTVRCNRSLARTLQLFQIYLCFNKITNAPMDCPKDQKGCIDPIDYPQP; encoded by the exons atgaaaatgaatgtgCTCCTTCTCTTGTTCCTAGCAGCTATGGTGGTCAGAGCTGCTTCCCAACCACCAAACCCCATCCCTGTCCCTTATGACTTCTATTCCGTGGTCTTACAATGGCCAAAGTCGGTCTGCAACACTGGCTGGCGTCAATGTACAAAACCAATACCCCCTTCTTTCACCCTGCATGGCCTATGGCCTCAACGTTATAGTTTTCGATGTTTTGATGACTGCACACTATACCCcggaaatacaaaatttgataataattcG ATACCTGATGATGATAGGAATGTTTTAATACAATACTGGCCAAACATGTACGGTGATAATGAAGCTTTTTGGAGGCatgaatatgaaaaacatgGGTCATGCGTCCACCCATTTTACTTAGATCAGTTGACATATTTTGTAACAGCTCATAGAGTCGCGACTTCTACTGACTTGTACAGCATCCTTCTAGCAGCAG GCATTATATGTGGTGGCCCAACCACTTTCGGAGCTATTCGAACAGCAATTCATGCATCAACTGGATTTTGGCCCACCGTGCGATGCAATAGGAGCTTAGCTAGAACCCTCCAATTGTTCCAAATATATCTTTGCTTCAACAAAATAACCAACGCGCCGATGGATTGCCCAAAGGATCAGAAAGGGTGTATTGATCCAATTGACTACCCTCAGCCTTAG
- the LOC126716890 gene encoding probable protein phosphatase 2C 34 isoform X2 has product MGHLSSMFNGLARSFPFKRGKNSGTCSGRDAVETMVKEAKKNELILRSSGVVNVDGSNNFASVFSKRGRKGVNQDCCIVWEEFGCQEDMMFCGVFDGHGAWGHFVAKTVRELMPPSLLSNWQETLAQNSLDPECDLESDKKHHQFNTWKHSYVQTCAAIDKELEQHRKIDSFNSGTTALSIVRQGDLIIVANVGDSRAVLGTTSDDGSLVPVQLTVDFKPNLPQEAERIVQCKGRVFCLNDEPGVHRVWLPDEESPGLAMSRAFGDYCVKGFGLISVPEVTQWNITSRDQFVVLATDGVWDVISNEEALQIVSSTPDRAKSAKHLVECAAHAWKRKRQGIVMDDISAMSLLSLFFASSSC; this is encoded by the exons ATGGGGCACTTATCCTCCATGTTCAATGGGCTGGCGAGGTCGTTTCCCTTCAAAAGAGGAAAGAACTCTGGGACTTGTAGTGGAAGAGATGCTGTAGAGACAATGGTAAAGGAGGCAAAGAAGAATGAATTGATTTTACGTAGTTCTGGTGTTGTAAATGTTGATGGTTCTAACAATTTTGCCTCAGTTTTCTCTAAGAGAGGCAGGAAAGGAGTGAACCAGGATTGCTGCATTGTGTGGGAG GAATTTGGATGCCAAGAAGACATGATGTTTTGTGGGGTTTTTGATGGGCATGGAGCATGGGGCCATTTTGTGGCAAAAACAGTCAGAGAATTGATGCCACCATCTTTACTATCCAATTGGCAGGAGACACTCGCTCAAAATTCTCTTGACCCAGAATGTGACTTGGAATCTGATAAAAAGCATCATCAGTTCAATACATGGAAGCATTCCTACGTACAAACTTGTGCAGCCATCGATAAAGAACTTGAGCAGCATCGTAAAATTGATTCATTCAACAGCGGGACAACTGCCCTCTCAATTGTCAGACAG GGTGACCTCATTATTGTTGCAAATGTTGGCGACTCTCGTGCTGTATTGGGTACCACTTCAGATGATGGAAGCTTGGTACCAGTTCAGCTCACTGTTGATTTCAAGCCCAATTTGCCTC AGGAGGCTGAGAGGATAGTTCAGTGCAAAGGGCGAGTGTTCTGTCTAAATGATGAGCCAGGGGTGCACAGGGTCTGGCTGCCAGATGAAGAATCACCAGGACTGGCAATGTCTAGAGCCTTTGGTGATTACTGTGTAAAGGGCTTTGGACTAATTTCTGTGCCAGAGGTGACACAGTGGAATATAACTAGCAGAGACCAATTCGTCGTGCTTGCAACTGATGGG GTATGGGATGTTATCTCCAACGAAGAAGCTTTACAAATTGTATCTTCAACACCAGACAGAGCCAAGTCAGCTAAACATCTGGTTGAGTGTGCTGCACATGCGTGGAAGCGCAAGAGGCAGGGAATTGTCATGGATGATATTTCAGCCATGTCTCTTCTTTCACTCTTCTTTGCAAGTTCATCCTGTTAA
- the LOC126716890 gene encoding probable protein phosphatase 2C 34 isoform X1, with translation MGHLSSMFNGLARSFPFKRGKNSGTCSGRDAVETMVKEAKKNELILRSSGVVNVDGSNNFASVFSKRGRKGVNQDCCIVWEEFGCQEDMMFCGVFDGHGAWGHFVAKTVRELMPPSLLSNWQETLAQNSLDPECDLESDKKHHQFNTWKHSYVQTCAAIDKELEQHRKIDSFNSGTTALSIVRQGDLIIVANVGDSRAVLGTTSDDGSLVPVQLTVDFKPNLPQEAERIVQCKGRVFCLNDEPGVHRVWLPDEESPGLAMSRAFGDYCVKGFGLISVPEVTQWNITSRDQFVVLATDGVWDVISNEEAVQIVSSTPDRAKSAKHLVECAAHAWKRKRQGIAMDDISAICLFFHSSLQVHPVTTQET, from the exons ATGGGGCACTTATCCTCCATGTTCAATGGGCTGGCGAGGTCGTTTCCCTTCAAAAGAGGAAAGAACTCTGGGACTTGTAGTGGAAGAGATGCTGTAGAGACAATGGTAAAGGAGGCAAAGAAGAATGAATTGATTTTACGTAGTTCTGGTGTTGTAAATGTTGATGGTTCTAACAATTTTGCCTCAGTTTTCTCTAAGAGAGGCAGGAAAGGAGTGAACCAGGATTGCTGCATTGTGTGGGAG GAATTTGGATGCCAAGAAGACATGATGTTTTGTGGGGTTTTTGATGGGCATGGAGCATGGGGCCATTTTGTGGCAAAAACAGTCAGAGAATTGATGCCACCATCTTTACTATCCAATTGGCAGGAGACACTCGCTCAAAATTCTCTTGACCCAGAATGTGACTTGGAATCTGATAAAAAGCATCATCAGTTCAATACATGGAAGCATTCCTACGTACAAACTTGTGCAGCCATCGATAAAGAACTTGAGCAGCATCGTAAAATTGATTCATTCAACAGCGGGACAACTGCCCTCTCAATTGTCAGACAG GGTGACCTCATTATTGTTGCAAATGTTGGCGACTCTCGTGCTGTATTGGGTACCACTTCAGATGATGGAAGCTTGGTACCAGTTCAGCTCACTGTTGATTTCAAGCCCAATTTGCCTC AGGAGGCTGAGAGGATAGTTCAGTGCAAAGGGCGAGTGTTCTGTCTAAATGATGAGCCAGGGGTGCACAGGGTCTGGCTGCCAGATGAAGAATCACCAGGACTGGCAATGTCTAGAGCCTTTGGTGATTACTGTGTAAAGGGCTTTGGACTAATTTCTGTGCCAGAGGTGACACAGTGGAATATAACTAGCAGAGACCAATTCGTCGTGCTTGCAACTGATGGG GTATGGGATGTTATCTCCAACGAAGAAGCTGTACAAATTGTATCTTCAACACCAGACAGAGCCAAGTCAGCTAAACATCTGGTTGAGTGTGCTGCACACGCATGGAAGCGCAAGAGGCAGGGAATTGCAATGGATGATATTTCAGCTATATGTCTCTTCTTTCACTCTTCTTTGCAAGTTCATCCTGTTACTACACAAGAAACGTAA